TGACGCCGTCTCCTGAGGCGTCCTACGCCATCCACCGGTCGGGCCGGGCGTCCAGGCGCCCGGTCCGTGACCGTTCGGCCTGCCCGCGCAGCAGCTCCGCGGCCTCCTGTGCGTCCCGCAGCCGGGCTGTGACGGTCTTGTCGGCGCCCGTGTCCACATGGACATCCGCGAGCCGCCAGAGGCGCTGCCAGGGCCCTTGCGTCAGCCGCACGCTCTGCACCTTGGCGTGCGGGACGAGCGCCAGGCTGCGGCGCAGCAGTCCGTGCCGGGTGGCGAACACCGCGTCCGTGACGGCGATCCCGTAGCCCCGCCACCACAGCGGCACACACCGCCCGGCCCGCCGCGGCGGCCGCGACAGCGAGGCCCCGGCCGGGACGCTCACCCCGGGCAGCACGCGCGCGACGACGGCCTCCGCGGCCTCGCGCGGGGCGACCGGCACCAGTACGGAGTTGGCCGAGCCGGCCACGTCGAGCTCGACCCGGACCCACCCGCGCCGCCGCCACAGCAGCGGCTCCACGATCCGCACGGTCTGCACCCGCCCGGGCGGCACCGTCTCGTGCGTACGGTCCAGCAGCCCATGGTCGATCCGCAGCCCGTCCGGGGACTCGCCGACCGTCCAGTCGTACTCGCCGACGAACCGTCCGACGCTGCTCGCGCCCGCCGCGCCGAGCAGCGGCACGCCGGTCGCGAGAACCGTCCACACGCTGTGGGTGGCCAGCCACAGCACCGGCGGCACGACGAGCGCGGCGACCAGCGCGCCCCAGGTCGCGCCGGTCAGTACCAGGGCGATCGCGAGCTCGCGCGCCGGTACGCGCAGCAGCTCGCGCGCGGGCGCCTCGCCCACCTCGTGCGCCGTCTCCGGCGCGAAACCCGCCGCCCGCGCGAGCAGCTCCGCCCGCAGCACCCGGGCCTCCTCCTCGCCCAGGAAGGCCAGTTCGTCCTTCTTCTCGGCGCCGACCACGTCGAGCCGGAGCTTCGCGACGCCCGCGATCCGCGCGAGCAGCGGCTGACTGACGTCGATCGCCTGGATGCGTTCCAGCCGGATGTGCGCGGCGCGCCGGAACAGCAGGCCGGTCCGGATGCGCAGTTCGCTGTCGGTCACCGAGAAATGGGTGAACCACCAGGTCAGAAAGCCGTAGAGGGAGGCCGCGGGGACGAGGACGGCGAGCGCGATCAGCAGGGTCGTGGTGGTCAGCCGGGTCAGCTGCTCCTGCGCCTGGTTGGGGTCGTGCACGGCCCACCCGACAAGGACCGCGATCGGCGCCCACGCCCGCCGGAACGGGGTGAAGGGGTGCAGTCGGCGCTCGGTGACGGGCCGTTCGGGACGGGTGCCGGGCGGGTCCGGTGTCTCCGTGGTGTCCGCAGCCTTCGCGATGTCCGTGGCGTTCGCGGTGCCCGTGGCGTCCGCTGCGGGGGGTACGTCGGGTATGCCGTCCTCGACGCCCGGGGTCGTCACAGCCCCGCCGATCGGGCCTCGCCGAGCTGGGTGAGCCGGTCGCGCAGCCGTTCCGCCTCGGCCGGGTCCAGGCCCGGGACGGTCGCGTCGGTCGCGGCGGCCGCGGTGTGCAGCTGGACGCTGGCCAGCCCGAAGTGCCGTTCGACGGGCCCGGAGGTGACCTCGACGAGCTGCATGCGCCCGTACGGCACGACGGTCTCCTCGCGCCACAGCACGCCCCGGCTGATCAGCAGGTCGTCGGCCCGCTCGGCGTACCGCCAGGAGCGCCAGTTGCGGCCGAGCAGCACCCAGCCCCATCCGATGCCGGCCAGGGGCAGCAGTGCGAACGCGGCCCACGCGGGGCCGACGAGCAGCCCGAGCAGCAGCCCGGCGCCGACGGCCGTCAGCCCCAGCCACACCACCAGCAGCAGCCGCCGCATCCGCAGCAGTCCCGGCGGCAGTCCGATCCACTCCGGTCCGGCCGCCGTCGTCCCCACGCCACCCGGGCTCCCCGTATCCATACCGTCAGCGTACGTAGGGGACCGCGTAGGGGAGACTGTGCCCATGACTCCTACGACGGAGACCACGGTCGGGATCGGCGGTGCCGCGGAGAGCACCGACATGGTGCTCAACATCGGCCCCCAGCATCCCTCCACGCACGGTGTGCTGCGGCTGCGGCTCGTCCTGGACGGTGAGCGCATCCGGCGGGCGGAGCCGGTGATCGGCTATATGCACCGCGGCGCGGAGAAGCTGTTCGAGGCACGCGACTACCGCCAGATCGTCATGCTGGCCAACCGCCACGACTGGCTGTCGGCGTTCTCGAACGAGCTGGGCGTGGTCCTCGCGGTGGAGCGGATGCTCGGCATGGAGGTCCCCCCGCGCGCGGTGTGGACGCGTACCCTGCTTGCCGAGCTGAACCGGGTGCTGAACCACCTGATGTTCCTGGGGTCCTACCCCCTGGAGCTGGGCGGCATCACCCCGGTCTTCTACGCCTTCCGTGAGCGCGAAGTGCTCCAGAACGTGATGGAGGAGGTCTCCGGCGGGCGCATGCACTACATGTTCAACCGCGTCGGCGGCCTCAAGGAGGACCTGCCGGCCGGATGGGCCGCACGCGCGCGTGGCGCCGTCGCCGCCGTGCGCTCGCGCATGGACGTCTTCGACGACCTGGTGGTCGGCAACGAGATCTTCCGGGGGCGCACGCGGGACGTGGGAACGCTCGCGCCGGAGCACGTGCACGCGTACGGCGTGAGCGGGCCGATCGCGCGCGCCTCGGGTGTCGACTTCGACCTGCGCCGGGACGAGCCCTATCTCGCGTACGGGGAGCTGCGGGACACCCTCAAGGTGGTGACCCGGACCGAGGGCGACTGCCTCGCGCGCTTCGAATGCCTCCTGGAGCAGACGCACAACGCGCTCGACCTCGCGGACGCCTGCCTGGACCGTCTCGCGGAGCTGCCGCCCGGTCCGATCAACCAGCGGCTCCCGAAGGTCCTCAAGGCGCCCGAGGGACACACGTACGCGTGGACCGAGAACCCTCTCGGCATCAACGGCTACTACCTCGTCAGCAAGGGCGAGAAGACCCCGTACCGGCTGAAGCTTCGCTCGGCCTCGTTCAACAACATCCAGGCGCTCGCCGAACTGCTGCCGGGCACGCTGGTCTCGGACATGGTGGCGATCCTGGGATCGATGTTCTTCGTGGTGGGGGACATCGACAAGTAGGCCGGGCGGCGGACGGGGCAGGCCGCGGGCGGTCAGCCGGTTTCGGGTCCCGGGGCGAGCGGGTGGGGAATGCCGACCGGCTGGAGCAGCCATCCGAAGTCGCCCAGTCCGCCCGGCGCGATGAGCTCGGCGGCCTCTCCGGCGCCCGCGAGGGCGCGCACGTACGCGGAGGGGTCCGTGGAGGCCAGCGCCAGCGGGGGGCGTGCGCCCATGATGCCCAGGGCGCGCAGTGCGGCGCGTTGGGTGAGCAGGCGGGCGCCGACGGGCGCCCGCGCCGCGCCCTTCCCCGCGATTGCTCCCGCCTCCGCGCACGCGTCCAGCGCGACGTGGGCCGTGATGTCGCGGGAACCGTCCGGCACGGGTGCCGTCTCGCGCCCCTCCAGGAAGCCGGTGAGCGTCCCGAACGGCGGCCGCGCGTCCGCCGTGTGCGCGTAGTCCACCGCCACCGCGAGCCCGCCCTCGAGGCAGGAGACGGCGGACGCCCACGCCGTGTCCCGGGGCAGCCCGATCTCCGCCCGCAGCCCCTCCTCGCCCGCCGTCGGCCACCACCGCGCGAGCCACTCCGCCTCCGCGCCGGACACCTGCTCCCCGAGCCGCTCGGTCCCGGTGTCCCGGACGAGCACCCGTCGAGCCACGCCCGCGGAGTCGACCTCCGCGACCTCGACGGGCACGTTGTCCAGCCACTCGTTGGCGAACAGCAGTCCGGTGAGCTGCCGTGGTGGCTCGGGCAGCCACTCGATCCGGTGAGCGAGGCCCGCAGGGCGGTCGGCGAACTCCACGGCGTACGCGCGTGTGCGTGCCGCCACATCGGCGGGGAGCGCGGCCAGCACTGCGGTGACCAGCTCGCCCCGCCCGGCGGCCATGTCGACGAAGTCGAGCGACGAGGGCCGGCCGAGCGCCTCGTCGACCCGGCACAGCAGCCGGGCCACGGCCTCGGCGAACAGCGGCGACGCGTGCACGGACGTACGGAAGTGCCCGGCCGGGCCCTCGGAGCGCCGGTAGAAGCCGCCCGTTCCGTCCACGCCGTACAGCGCCGCCTGCGTCGCCGCCCGCCAGCCGCGCCACTCGCCCGAGCCCGTCACCTTGTCCACCACCCGGTCAGACTAGGCGTACAGGTGATCACGGCATCCACCTTGCGGAGTACGCGCGCCCGGACCGGATCGGCCCTTCGGTTGACCCCTGCACGCATCGGGCATCCCTACGCTGGGTTACGTGCAGCGCCTCTATGACTTCCTCCGCAGACACCCGACAGGGGTGGACGGCTTCTGGGCCCTCGTCCTGTTCGGGATCTCCGCGGCTGCCGGAACCGCGGGCCAGGACCGCGGCGGCACCGACTCCATGGCGCTGCTGGTGCCGGTCGTGTTCCTGTTGTGCCTGGTCATCGCGTTGCGTCGGCGCATGCCCGAGCAGATGCTCGTGCTCGCCGCCGTGCTCGGGCTGGCTCAGCTGGTGCTGAACGTCGGGGTCACGGCGGCCGACTTCGCCCTGCTGGTGATCGTCTACACGGTCGCCGCGACCGGCGCCCGCTGGGCTTCCCGGCTCGCACTGGTCATGGCCCTGAGCGCGGCCACGCTGGCGCAGGTGCGCTGGCCGCACGAGAACGCCAGTGTGCCGAGTCAGGTCGCGGTCATCGTCTTCCAGACCGTGCCGTTCGCCCTCGCCTGGGTGCTGGGCGACTCCATTCGCACCCGTCGCGCGTACTTCGCGCAGTTGGAGGAGCGCGCGGCCCGCCTGGAGAAGGAGCGCGAGGCGCAGGCGAAGGTCGCGGTCGCCGCCGAGCGCGCCCGCATCGCGCGGGAGCTGCACGACGTCGTCGCGCACAACGTGTCGGTGATGGTGGTGCAGGCCGACGGCGCCGCCTATGTCCTCGACACAGCGCCCGACCAGGCGAAGAAGGCCCTGGAGACGATCTCCTCCACGGGCCGCCAGGCCCTCGCCGAGATGCGCCGCCTGCTGGGCGTGCTGCGCACCGGTGAGCACCAGGAGGGCGGCGAGTACGTGCCGCAGCCGGACGTCGAGCAGATCGAGGACCTCGTCGAGCAGTGCCGCGGCTCGGGCCTGCCCGTGGACTTCAAGGTAGAGGGCACGCCGCGGCCGCTGCCCAGTGGCGTCGAGCTGACGGCGTACCGCATCGTGCAGGAGGCGCTGACCAACACGCGCAAGCACGGGGGGCCCAATACGGGCGCGAGCGTGCGCCTGGTCTACTTCGACGACGGCCTCGGCCTGCTCGTCGAGGACGACGGCAAGGGCGCCCCGCACGAGCTGTACGAGGAGGGCGGCGCCGACGGCGCGGGTCATGGCCTGATCGGCATGCGCGAGCGGGTCGGCATGGTGGGCGGCACCCTGGACGCGGGCCCGCGGCCCGGCGGAGGATTCCGCATCAGCGCCCTGCTCCCGCTCAAACCCGCGCACTGACGCCGACGCACGCCCCTGGTGACACCTGTCACGCCCCCGGCGCCACCCGCACCGGCTGACGGGAACAGAAGAAACAGAAACAGAAAAATCAGAACAGAAGAAACGGAAGAGGACTCGATGGCGATCCGCGTGATGCTCGTCGACGACCAGGTGCTGCTGCGCACCGGGTTCCGGATGGTGCTCGCCGCCCAGCCGGACATGGAGGTCGTGGCGGAGGCGGGCGACGGCGTCGAGGCCCTCCAGGTGGTGCGTTCCACGCCGGTCGACGTCGTGCTCATGGACGTCCGTATGCCGAAGCTGGACGGCGTGGAGGCCACCCGGCGCATCTGCGCCGAGGCCGAACCGCCGAAGGTGCTGATCCTGACCACCTTCGACCTGGACGAGTACGCGTTCTCCGGGCTGAAGGCGGGCGCCTCCGGGTTCATGCTCAAGGACGTGCCGCCGGGCGAGCTCCTCGCCGCCATCCGCTCCGTGCACAGCGGTGACGCGGTGGTCGCCCCGTCCACCACCCGCCGTCTCCTCGACCGGTTCGCGCCGATGCTGCCCACCACCGGCAAGGAGCCCCGCCACAAGGAGCTGGAGCGGCTCACGGAGCGGGAGCGCGAGGTCATGGTGCTGGTCGCCCAGGGGCTGTCCAACGGGGAGATCGCGGCCCGGCTGGTGCTGTCCGAGGCGACCGTGAAGACCCACGTGGGCCGCATCCTGACCAAGCTGGGGCTGCGCGACCGGGTCCAGGTGGTGGTCCTCGCGTATGAGACGGGGATCGTCCGGGCCGGCGGCCACGGCTGACCCGCACGGACCCACGCGGCCCCCGCGGGGCACCGACGGCTAGCGGAGCATCCCTTCCAGGAAGTCGCTGCCCAGCCGGGCCACCACCGTCACGTCGAGCTGGTGCAGTACATAGCGGCCGCGCCGACGGGTGGTGAGCAGGCCCGCCTTCTTCAGGACGGCGAGGTGCCGGGATATCTCGGGGGCCGTCATGCCATGCACCTGGGCCAGCTCGGTCGTGGTGTACGCGCTGCGGGCCAGCAGGCGGCAGATCCGCATCCGCACGGGATGGGACAGCGCCTTCATCCGCAGCGTCAGCTGCGCCACCGAGGGAGGCGAGGCCAGCTCCGGCGAGCCGACCGGGTAGTGCAGCACCGGCTGCCAGCCGTACCGGTGCAGCACCATCAGGTGCGGCCAGCCGAGACTCGTCGGCACCAGCAGCAGGCCGCCGTCCCCGGTGGTGGTGCGGCCCTGGACCAGCTTGTCCACGGTGATGCGCGCTGCGTCCGCGTCGAGCGTCACCGCCGAGGACACCGAGGCGAGGGCCTCCGCCAGGCCCTTGTGGCGCAGAAGATCCGTCTTGTAGCGGGCGTCCGTGGCGAGCGGGAGGCGCACCCGGGCCCAGACATCGGCGAAGAACGCCTCGTCGCAGTCCTCCAGGAACTGCCTCAGCCAGGCACGCACGCGGGGCGGGTCGTCGAGCAGCCGCTGAGTGAACCGCACCTGCCGCGGCCCGCGCGTGGCGGCCAGTTCGAAGGCGCGCCGGCGCAGCTTCGGGTCGGCGAGCACGCTGGGGCTCGGCACGTCGTACCCGGGCGCGCAGGTGAACTCCAGGGCGGAATCCACGAACTGCTCGTCCGTCAGCTTGTCCAGGAGGTCGAGCTCCTCGGCGAGCGTGGCCCCGGGGAGCATGCTTCTGCCCGGGATGCCCGCGTACGGCAGGAAGATGTCCGAGAACGTCGTCCGCCACAGGAAGTCGGCCTCGCACATCCGGTCCGCCAGATGCGAGTCGAGCCCGGCGGTCACGCCGGTGACCCAGCCCTGAAGGCCGGGATGGTGCCCCGGCTCGGACAGCGCGTGCAGCGCCATGCCGAGCTCGGCCAGGGGTGAGGGCACGACCGCGACCCTCTCCGGCCGCAGCCCCGCGATGTCGATGCTCAGGCTCATGCCCTCATGGTGCACCGCGCCACTGACAACGCGGTCCTCGATTGACGGCCGCCGTCAATCGACGCGACGCCGGGCATCGGCCGGGCGCAGCCTGAAGAGGCCGGGGCAGCCGCGGGGCAGCCCTCCGGACTCCCTTCACGTCCTCCCCTGTCCGGGCCATGTCCAGGCCGCGTCCGGACGACGTCCAGACCACGTTCCTTGTTCCTTAGTTCGTTCCGAGAGGGATCAGCCATGAGCATCACGCAGCAGTACGCCCTCGACGCCTACCGGGCCCGGCAGCACGGCGAGCCCCCGGTGCCCGCGCCCGGCGCCCAGGACTGGCAGGTGATGCGCGAACTGCGGGACTACCAGCAGTTCCGCGCGGTCCTCGCGGGCCGCCCCGCCCACGGGCGGCTGCGGCGAGCCCTGGCCCGCCGACTGCGCCCCCGTCCTACCTGCTGACCACTTCGGCCACCCGGCCCACGAAGTCCACGACCGCCGCCCTCACGTCGTCCGCCGTCCACGTCAGCCCGGCGGCGCTGACGGTGACCTCGGTGTACGACAACCCCGGCCCGCCGCGGCTCCAGCCGCCGACGAAGAGCATCGCCTTCGTCTGCTCGGCCTGGAGCGCCGCCGCTTCGGCGAGCACATCGGCCTCGTACGGCAGCCAGACCTGGAACTCGTGCGTGTGCGGCACCTCGGGGTGCACGCGTGCCCACGGCAGGCCCGCTTCGGCGAACCCCTCGCGCAGCGCGGCGGCCACCACGCGCGCGTGGGCCACGTACTCCGGCAGCCGGGGCAGTTCCCGCTCCAGGCCGACGAGTGCCGCCAGGGCGGTGGGGAACTGCTGGAAGACCATCCCGCCGTAGCGGTGCCGCCACGTCTTCGCCTCCTCCACCAGCGTCTTCGGGCCGGCGAGCGCGGCGCCGCCGAAGCCGTCGAGGGACTTGTAGAACGATACGTAGACGCTGTCGGCCAGGTCCGCTATCTCCCGCAGGGGGCGGCCGAAGTGGTGGGTCGTCTCCCACAGGCGCGCGCCGTCGAAGTGCACCACCGCGTCGCGCTCGCGTGCCGCCTCCACGACCTCGGTCAGCTCCTCCCAGGAGGGCAGCACATAACCGGCGTCCCTGAGCGGCAGCTCCAGCATCAGCGCCCCGAAGGGCTCCTCGAAGGCGCGCACCTCGTCGGCCGTGGGCAGCCGGGGCTCGCGCGTCAGCCGGACCGTGCGCAGTTCGCTGACGGCGTTGAAGGCGCCCCGCTCCCACACCTCGGGATGGCTCAGCGCGTGCAGCGCGACCGTGGGGTTGCCGGTGCGTCCCGCCCAGCAGCGCAGGGCGACCTGCTGGGCCATCGTGCCGGTCGGGAAGAACGCCGCGGCCTCCGTGCCCAGCAGCCCGGCGACCCGCTCCTCCAGCGCCGCCACGACCCCGTCGCCGTAGAGGTCCGCGGGCTCGTCCAGGTCGTGGACCTGCGGCGCGGCCTCGTGCAGCAGCGCGAGCCGGTCCCGCAGTGTGCCCCGGGCACCGTCGCGCGACAGGACGCGTTCCGCCTTCCGGTAGGCGGCCGCCCGCCGCTCCCGCAGGCGCTGCTGCGCCGACTTCTCCTCGCCGTGTTCCGCCGTGTACGTCATGCCCCGGATGATGCCGTGTGACGGCCCGCGGGACCACGGGCGTTTCCGGCCCCCGCGCGGCCCCCTGGGCCGCAGGTCGGGGAACGGGTGGGATAACCCACAGCCTGTGGACAACCGGACGCTCCCCGGACGGATAGCGTTAACATGACGAGAAATCGTCCGGTACCCGGAGCGGACTGGAACGGAAGGCCTCCGTCGCGTGAGTACAGCCCAACAGCCAGACCCCAGGGACCGCCCCGCGCGGCTCGCCGTCGGCGTCGTCGGCGCCGGCCGGGTGGGCCCCGCCCTGGCCGCGTCCCTCCAGCTCGCCGGGCACCGCCCGGTCGCCGTCTCCGGTGTCTCCGACGCCTCCAGGCGGCGAGCCGCGCTGCTGCTGCCCGACGTGCCCCTCGTCCCGCCCGCCGAGGTCCTCCAGCGTGCCGACCTGGTGCTGCTGACCGTCCCCGACGACGCCCTGCCCGGGCTCGTGGAAGGCCTCGCCGAGACCGGCGCCGTACGGCCCGGCCAGCTGATCGTGCACACCTCGGGGCGGTACGGCGCGAAGGTCCTCGACCCGGTCCTGCGCGCGGGCGGGCTGCCGTTGGCCCTGCACCCGGCGATGACCTTCACGGGCAGCCCCGTCGACGTCCAGCGCCTGGCGGGCTGCTCCTTCGGCGTCACCGCGCCCGACGAGTTGCGGCTGGCCGCCGAGGCCCTGGTGATCGAGATGGGCGGCGAGCCGGAGTGGATCGCCGAGGAGAGCCGGCCGCTCTACCACGCGGCCCTCGCCCTGGGCGCGAATCACCTGGTCACACTGGTCGCCCAGTCCATGGAGCTGCTGCGGACGGCCGGCGTCGAGGCGCCCGACCGGATGCTCGGCCCGCTGCTCGGCGCCGCCCTCGACAACGCGCTGCGCTCCGGCGACGGCGCGCTCACCGGCCCCGTCGCGCGCGGAGACGCGGGCACGGTCGCCGCGCACGTCGCCGAGCTGCGCGAGCACGCCCCGCAGACCGTGGCCGGCTACCTGGCGATGGCCCGCGCGACCGCCGACCGTGCGCTCGCCCACGGGCTCCTCAAGCCCGAGCTCGCCGAGGACCTCCTCGGGGTACTCGCCGACGAAGCCCACGGCACCCCCGGAAACCCCGGTGCCCCCGGCACGCACGGCACCGAAGGAGATGCCGGATGACCACCACCCTGCTGCGCACCGCCGCCGAACTGCACGCACGCACGCGTGGCGGCCGCCGGGCCGTCGTGATGACCATGGGCGCCCTGCACGAGGGCCATGCCACCCTCGTCCGCACCGCCCGGGAACTCGCCGGGCCGGACGGCGAGGTCGTCGTCACGGTCTTCGTCAACCCGCTCCAGTTCGGCCAGGGCGAGGACCTCGACCGCTACCCGCGCACCCTGGACGCCGATCTCAAGCTCGCCGAGCAGGCCGGCGCGGACGCCGTGTTCGCCCCGTCCGTGGACGAGGTCTACCCGGGCGGCGAGCCCCAGGTACGGGTCACCGCGGGCCCCATGGGGGAGCGGCTCGAGGGCAGCTCCCGCCCCGGACACTTCGACGGCATGCTCACCGTCGTCGCCAAGCTGCTGCACCTCACCCGGCCCGACATCGCCCTCTTCGGGCAGAAGGACGCCCAGCAGCTCGCCCTGATCCGCCGCATGACACGGGACCTGAACTTCGGCGTGGAGATCGTCGCCGTGCCCACCGTGCGCGAGGAGGACGGGCTGGCCCTGTCCAGCCGCAACCGCTATCTGTCCGCCGCGGGCCGGCGCACCGCGCTCGCGCTCTCCCAGGCCCTGTTCGCGGGCCGCGACCGGCATGCCGCGCAGGAGGCGCTGCGGGCCCGCGCGCGTCAGGTGCCCGCCACGCGCGCGCGTGCCGAGGCGCTCAGTGCCATAGGGGAGTCCCGCGCGGCGGCCGACGCGCACGCCGTCGCCAAGGCCGCCCCCGGCAACCCGGCGGCCATCCGCGCGGCGGCCCGCCTGGTCCTCGACGAGGCCGCCCGGCTGGACCCGCCGCTGGAACTGGACTACCTCGCGCTGGTCGACCCCTCGGACTTCACGGAGATCACCGAGCTCGAGGACGACTTCACCGGCGAGGCCGTCCTCGCCGTCGCCGCCAGGGTCGGGACGACCCGGCTGATCGACAACCTCCCCCTCACCTTCGGAGCCGCCTCGTGACCAGCACAGGCATACGACTGCACGCGCCCGCGCCCGGGTGGAACATCGCCGCGGACGTGGTGGTCGTGGGCTCCGGCGTCGCCGGCCTGACCGCGGCCCTGCGCTGCGAGGCCGCCGGCCTGACGACGGTCGTCGTCACCAAGGCCCGGCTCGACGACGGCTCCACCCGCTGGGCGCAGGGCGGCATAGCCGCGGCCCTGGGCGAGGGGGACACACCCGAACAGCACCTGGACGACACGCTGGTGGCGGGCGCGGGCCTGTGCGACGAGGACGCCGTACGGATCCTCGTCACCGAGGGCCCCGACGCCGTGCGCCGACTGATCGAGACCGGCGCCCACTTCGACGAGTCCGAGGGGGGCGGCCTGGAGCTCACCCGCGAGGGCGGCCACCACCGACGCCGTATCGCGCACGCGGGCGGCGACGCGACCGGCGCGGAGATCTCCCGCGCGCTCGTCGAGGCGGTACGCGCGCGTGGCCTGCGCACGATCGAGAACGCGCTCGTGCTGGACCTGCTCACGGACGCCGCCGGCCGCACCGCCGGCGTCACCCTGCACGTCATGGGCGAGGGCCAGCACGACGGCGTGGGCGCGGTGCACGCCCCCGCGGTCGTCCTCGCGACCGGCGGCATGGGCCAGGTGTTCTCCGCCACCACCAACCCGTCGGTGTCCACCGGCGACGGTGTGGCGCTCGCCCTGCGCGCGGGCGCGGAGGTCTCGGACCTGGAGTTCGTCCAGTTCCACCCGACCGTGCTGTTCCTCGGCGCGGACGCGGAGGGCCAGCAGCCCCTGGTCTCCGAGGCTGTGCGCGGCGAGGGCGCCCACCTGGTCGACGCGGACGGCGTGCGCTTCATGGTCGGGCAGCACGAGCTGGCCGAGTTGGCTCCCCGCGACATCGTCGCCAAGGGCATCATGCGCCGCATGCAGGAGCAGGACGCCGAGCACATGTTCCTCGACGCCCGCCACTTCGGCGCAGACATGTGGGAGCACCGCTTCCCGACGATCCTGGCCGCCTGCCGCGTCCACGGCATCGACCCGGTCACCGAGCCCGTCCCGGTCGCCCCGGCGGCCCACTACGCCTCCGGGGGCGTGCGCACCGACTCCCACGGCCGGACGACCGTGCCGGGCCTGTACGCGTGCGGCGAGGTCGCCTGCACCGGCGTGCACGGCGCGAACCGGCTCGCGTCGAACTCGCTCCTCGAGGGCCTCGTCTACGCCGAGCGCATCGTCACCGACATCGTGGAGAGCCGGACGGACGACGGCCTGCACGCGCGGGTGCCGGCGCCGGTCGAGCACCCGGAGAAGCCGGCGCACCCGCTGCTCGCCCCGGAGGCCCGGTTCGCCATCCAGCGGATCATGACCGACGGCGCGGGCGTCCTGCGCTCCGCCGAATCCCTGGAGAAGGCGGCCGGCCAGCTGGTGCGGCTGCACGCCGAGGCCCGCGACGCCCTCGACGAGAACGGCAAGACGGCCGAGCCCGGCGTCGACACCTGGGAGGCCACCAACCTCCTGTGCGTGGCGCGGGTCCTGGTCACCGCCGCCCGGCAGCGCGAGGAGACCCGCGGCTGCCACTGGCGCGAGGACCACGCCGACCGCGACGACGCGAACTGGCACCGCCACATCGTCGTACGGCTGAATCCGGACCGCACGCTCGCCGTACACACCACCGATACCGCAGACTTCCCCCCGACCCGGCAGCACCTCCAGGAGCAGTGACAGACGTGAGCACCCCCGACCTTCCCCTCGCCCAGAGCGGCGGCTGCGGCGACGGCTGTGCCTGTGGCGCCGACACAGACACCGACTTCGCTGACGAGGGATACGCCGAATACGCGGAGTGCGGGCTCGACCCCGCGCTCGCCCAGCTGCTGTCCGACGCCGGACTCGACCCCGTGGAGGTCGAGGACATCGCCAACGTCGCCATCCAGGAGGACCTGGCCCACGGCGTCGACGTGACCACCGTCGCGACCATCCCCGAGGAGGCGGTCGCCACCGCCGACTTCACCGCGCGCGAGGCGGGCGTGGTGGCGGGCCTCAGGGTCGCCGAGGCGGTCGTCTCGGTCGTCTGCACGGACGAGTTCGAGGTCGAGCGGCACGTGGAGGACGGCGACCGCGTGGAGGCCGGCCAGAAGCTGCTGTCGGTCACCACGCGCACGCG
The sequence above is a segment of the Streptomyces asoensis genome. Coding sequences within it:
- a CDS encoding DUF5937 family protein; amino-acid sequence: MSLSIDIAGLRPERVAVVPSPLAELGMALHALSEPGHHPGLQGWVTGVTAGLDSHLADRMCEADFLWRTTFSDIFLPYAGIPGRSMLPGATLAEELDLLDKLTDEQFVDSALEFTCAPGYDVPSPSVLADPKLRRRAFELAATRGPRQVRFTQRLLDDPPRVRAWLRQFLEDCDEAFFADVWARVRLPLATDARYKTDLLRHKGLAEALASVSSAVTLDADAARITVDKLVQGRTTTGDGGLLLVPTSLGWPHLMVLHRYGWQPVLHYPVGSPELASPPSVAQLTLRMKALSHPVRMRICRLLARSAYTTTELAQVHGMTAPEISRHLAVLKKAGLLTTRRRGRYVLHQLDVTVVARLGSDFLEGMLR
- a CDS encoding NADH-quinone oxidoreductase subunit D, giving the protein MTPTTETTVGIGGAAESTDMVLNIGPQHPSTHGVLRLRLVLDGERIRRAEPVIGYMHRGAEKLFEARDYRQIVMLANRHDWLSAFSNELGVVLAVERMLGMEVPPRAVWTRTLLAELNRVLNHLMFLGSYPLELGGITPVFYAFREREVLQNVMEEVSGGRMHYMFNRVGGLKEDLPAGWAARARGAVAAVRSRMDVFDDLVVGNEIFRGRTRDVGTLAPEHVHAYGVSGPIARASGVDFDLRRDEPYLAYGELRDTLKVVTRTEGDCLARFECLLEQTHNALDLADACLDRLAELPPGPINQRLPKVLKAPEGHTYAWTENPLGINGYYLVSKGEKTPYRLKLRSASFNNIQALAELLPGTLVSDMVAILGSMFFVVGDIDK
- a CDS encoding SAM-dependent methyltransferase, which produces MVDKVTGSGEWRGWRAATQAALYGVDGTGGFYRRSEGPAGHFRTSVHASPLFAEAVARLLCRVDEALGRPSSLDFVDMAAGRGELVTAVLAALPADVAARTRAYAVEFADRPAGLAHRIEWLPEPPRQLTGLLFANEWLDNVPVEVAEVDSAGVARRVLVRDTGTERLGEQVSGAEAEWLARWWPTAGEEGLRAEIGLPRDTAWASAVSCLEGGLAVAVDYAHTADARPPFGTLTGFLEGRETAPVPDGSRDITAHVALDACAEAGAIAGKGAARAPVGARLLTQRAALRALGIMGARPPLALASTDPSAYVRALAGAGEAAELIAPGGLGDFGWLLQPVGIPHPLAPGPETG
- a CDS encoding sensor histidine kinase: MQRLYDFLRRHPTGVDGFWALVLFGISAAAGTAGQDRGGTDSMALLVPVVFLLCLVIALRRRMPEQMLVLAAVLGLAQLVLNVGVTAADFALLVIVYTVAATGARWASRLALVMALSAATLAQVRWPHENASVPSQVAVIVFQTVPFALAWVLGDSIRTRRAYFAQLEERAARLEKEREAQAKVAVAAERARIARELHDVVAHNVSVMVVQADGAAYVLDTAPDQAKKALETISSTGRQALAEMRRLLGVLRTGEHQEGGEYVPQPDVEQIEDLVEQCRGSGLPVDFKVEGTPRPLPSGVELTAYRIVQEALTNTRKHGGPNTGASVRLVYFDDGLGLLVEDDGKGAPHELYEEGGADGAGHGLIGMRERVGMVGGTLDAGPRPGGGFRISALLPLKPAH
- a CDS encoding response regulator; the protein is MAIRVMLVDDQVLLRTGFRMVLAAQPDMEVVAEAGDGVEALQVVRSTPVDVVLMDVRMPKLDGVEATRRICAEAEPPKVLILTTFDLDEYAFSGLKAGASGFMLKDVPPGELLAAIRSVHSGDAVVAPSTTRRLLDRFAPMLPTTGKEPRHKELERLTEREREVMVLVAQGLSNGEIAARLVLSEATVKTHVGRILTKLGLRDRVQVVVLAYETGIVRAGGHG
- a CDS encoding PH domain-containing protein; translated protein: MAKAADTTETPDPPGTRPERPVTERRLHPFTPFRRAWAPIAVLVGWAVHDPNQAQEQLTRLTTTTLLIALAVLVPAASLYGFLTWWFTHFSVTDSELRIRTGLLFRRAAHIRLERIQAIDVSQPLLARIAGVAKLRLDVVGAEKKDELAFLGEEEARVLRAELLARAAGFAPETAHEVGEAPARELLRVPARELAIALVLTGATWGALVAALVVPPVLWLATHSVWTVLATGVPLLGAAGASSVGRFVGEYDWTVGESPDGLRIDHGLLDRTHETVPPGRVQTVRIVEPLLWRRRGWVRVELDVAGSANSVLVPVAPREAAEAVVARVLPGVSVPAGASLSRPPRRAGRCVPLWWRGYGIAVTDAVFATRHGLLRRSLALVPHAKVQSVRLTQGPWQRLWRLADVHVDTGADKTVTARLRDAQEAAELLRGQAERSRTGRLDARPDRWMA
- a CDS encoding PH domain-containing protein, producing MDTGSPGGVGTTAAGPEWIGLPPGLLRMRRLLLVVWLGLTAVGAGLLLGLLVGPAWAAFALLPLAGIGWGWVLLGRNWRSWRYAERADDLLISRGVLWREETVVPYGRMQLVEVTSGPVERHFGLASVQLHTAAAATDATVPGLDPAEAERLRDRLTQLGEARSAGL